The Deltaproteobacteria bacterium genome includes a region encoding these proteins:
- the dctP gene encoding TRAP transporter substrate-binding protein DctP: MKHPRHRADSPAKKSGGRFPIAAIVFSVFLLVSGAVDAAVADTAKPAQKAPRFYWKFGTMAPDGVGYSNQINTYVMPLVTSVSRGEVKVKVHWGGSMGDDQDIMRKMRFGYLNGAGLSGQGVTFLCPETSVLSLPFLFNDYEEVDAIVKQMGSRFESYMEKSNVFLFSWLDQDFDQIYSNRPITKLSDFSKMRFLTWYGTLEEEVLRALGTKPVPVSGTLIAPAIKQGQADAVISPAIFIVGSQMFTQLKYASTLNIRYSPAMVVIRSEDWRSLPAEYVKKYYELRGAVRERMLQDVRRNNKRFFAAITKYGIVESRISEKDKDEIRRAVTPLWRKMSGRLYPADLLDELLVTLARYRASKAE, encoded by the coding sequence ATGAAACATCCCCGACATCGTGCGGACAGCCCCGCCAAAAAAAGCGGCGGGCGATTTCCAATCGCGGCCATAGTCTTTTCCGTGTTCCTTCTGGTGTCCGGCGCTGTGGACGCCGCCGTTGCGGACACGGCCAAGCCAGCCCAGAAGGCACCGCGTTTTTACTGGAAATTCGGCACAATGGCCCCGGACGGGGTGGGCTACTCCAACCAGATCAACACCTACGTCATGCCCCTGGTCACCTCGGTGAGCCGGGGAGAGGTGAAGGTAAAGGTCCACTGGGGCGGCTCGATGGGGGACGACCAGGACATCATGCGCAAGATGCGCTTCGGATACCTGAACGGGGCCGGCCTTTCCGGCCAGGGCGTCACCTTTCTCTGCCCCGAAACCTCCGTGCTTTCACTTCCCTTCCTTTTCAACGACTACGAAGAGGTTGACGCCATAGTAAAACAGATGGGCTCGCGCTTTGAAAGCTACATGGAAAAGAGCAACGTTTTCCTTTTCTCGTGGCTGGACCAGGATTTCGATCAGATATATTCCAACAGGCCAATAACCAAGCTCTCCGATTTTTCCAAAATGCGATTTCTCACCTGGTACGGAACCCTGGAAGAGGAGGTCCTGAGGGCCCTGGGAACCAAGCCCGTGCCGGTGTCCGGCACCCTCATCGCCCCGGCCATCAAGCAGGGGCAGGCCGACGCCGTTATCTCGCCAGCCATCTTCATAGTGGGAAGCCAGATGTTCACACAGCTGAAGTACGCAAGCACCTTGAACATCCGCTATTCCCCGGCCATGGTGGTGATCCGCTCGGAGGACTGGCGGAGCCTTCCTGCCGAATACGTGAAAAAATACTACGAGCTTCGGGGCGCGGTGCGGGAAAGGATGCTCCAGGACGTGAGGCGCAACAACAAGAGGTTCTTCGCCGCCATAACCAAGTACGGAATAGTCGAATCCCGCATCTCCGAAAAGGACAAGGATGAAATAAGGAGGGCCGTAACGCCTCTTTGGAGGAAGATGTCCGGCAGGCTCTACCCGGCCGATCTTCTGGACGAGCTTCTGGTCACCCTTGCCCGATACAGGGCTTCCAAGGCCGAGTGA
- the eno gene encoding phosphopyruvate hydratase → MKKITEVKARQILDSRGNPTVEVDVVLACGAMGRAAVPSGASTGVNEALELRDKDATRYGGKGVATAVANVLNIIGPKVIGQCAADQWAVDKLMLDLDGTANKSRLGANAILGVSMATARAAAAAFGTPLYRYLGGVAGNLLPLPMMNIINGGAHAANNLSIQEFMILPVGAPNAAEAVRMGAEVFHKLASLLKKAGKSTAVGDEGGFAPMLDSNEAAYELITEAIKGAGYAPGKDVALGMDAAASEFFKDGRYHLEAENLKLTPAELVAYYKGLVEKYPIVTIEDGMAEDDEEGWKLITEALGKKIQLVGDDLFVTNPQLFWEKGISKGIANAILIKLNQIGTVSETLEAVALAKRYGYNTIISHRSGETEDAFIADLSVSVNAGQIKTGSLSRTDRAAKYNQLIRIEEELGVGARFAGNVYAK, encoded by the coding sequence ATGAAAAAGATTACGGAAGTCAAGGCCCGCCAGATTCTGGATTCACGCGGCAACCCCACCGTTGAGGTGGACGTGGTGCTGGCCTGCGGCGCAATGGGTCGTGCCGCCGTGCCGAGCGGCGCGTCGACGGGGGTTAACGAGGCCCTGGAGCTTCGGGACAAGGACGCCACCCGCTACGGCGGAAAGGGCGTGGCGACCGCTGTGGCCAACGTTTTGAACATCATCGGCCCCAAGGTGATCGGGCAGTGCGCCGCCGACCAGTGGGCTGTGGACAAGCTGATGCTTGATCTTGACGGCACCGCCAACAAGAGCCGCCTTGGGGCCAACGCCATACTGGGCGTTTCCATGGCCACGGCCCGCGCCGCCGCTGCCGCCTTCGGAACGCCCCTCTACCGCTACCTTGGCGGCGTGGCCGGAAACCTGCTGCCGCTTCCCATGATGAACATCATAAACGGCGGGGCTCACGCGGCCAACAACCTGTCCATCCAGGAGTTCATGATCCTTCCGGTGGGCGCTCCCAACGCCGCCGAGGCGGTGCGCATGGGGGCGGAGGTCTTCCACAAGCTGGCAAGCCTTCTGAAAAAAGCGGGCAAGAGCACGGCGGTGGGCGACGAGGGCGGTTTCGCGCCAATGCTGGATTCCAACGAGGCGGCCTACGAGTTGATAACGGAGGCCATAAAGGGCGCTGGTTACGCTCCCGGCAAGGACGTTGCCTTGGGGATGGATGCGGCGGCAAGCGAGTTTTTCAAGGACGGGCGTTATCATCTTGAGGCCGAGAATCTCAAGCTGACGCCCGCTGAGCTTGTGGCCTACTACAAGGGACTCGTGGAAAAATACCCCATCGTCACCATCGAAGACGGCATGGCCGAGGACGACGAGGAGGGCTGGAAGCTCATCACCGAGGCCCTTGGAAAAAAGATTCAGCTTGTGGGCGACGACCTTTTCGTAACCAACCCGCAGCTTTTCTGGGAAAAGGGCATCTCGAAGGGCATCGCGAACGCCATTCTCATAAAGCTCAACCAGATAGGCACCGTAAGCGAGACCCTGGAGGCCGTGGCCCTTGCCAAGCGTTACGGCTACAACACCATCATCTCCCACCGCTCCGGCGAGACCGAGGACGCCTTCATAGCCGATCTTTCGGTTAGCGTGAACGCGGGCCAGATCAAGACCGGAAGCCTTTCCCGCACCGACCGGGCAGCCAAGTACAACCAGTTGATAAGAATCGAAGAAGAACTGGGGGTGGGGGCGAGGTTTGCGGGGAATGTGTACGCTAAATAG
- a CDS encoding AMP-binding protein, with protein sequence MASKRFTTAQVLGLISEIPKMESARFHLKHMAKTAGFSGLLQFLSPTLLYRLFSMGLSNALPTLLLFLMEKNGDREALVSGSTRLSYAQFKDRGLRLANFLLDKGIEPKEKIATYMFNSHQVLEMLFAGSLAGCPCPGVNWHLSGPELVKTINITKPRVLAVGEEFVDRVVAIKDEIPSVKVFLVAGKKVPPGMTPYEEAVTFHGTEIPRERFILAISPYTSGTTGIPKSVNLHDGVSFLFNDKAEAPRTNLKEYTDLLFKALNASFHLGVHKISKPRSMVVTPLYHAGTIAGFLPVLFGATLVLVPQFDPEKILKTIQDERISWTFMVPTMLRRIANLPDDVKAKYDLSSMKSLISAAAPCPPALKREMNELFISRGAAGPVFHEYYGSSETMIVTVLNPDDYAEKPERINSVGKVRSGDLKIIDPLNVKELPDGRAGSVCIRTVSTLTLNYGGEEDLLKKSYYKLDDREYYIDGVIGYKDEDGFVYLTDRIKDMVISGGVNVFPGDVEKALIKHPSVDDVAVFGVPDDDLGEVMRAEVQLLPGHSSSEKEMLDFLKKEGLFGYKLPKYVGFMEKLPRRIDGKMMKRELKSKYWPDGTRG encoded by the coding sequence ATGGCATCAAAAAGATTCACCACAGCTCAGGTGTTGGGCCTTATCTCCGAGATTCCCAAGATGGAGTCGGCACGGTTCCATTTGAAGCACATGGCCAAAACCGCCGGTTTTTCGGGGCTTTTGCAGTTTCTGAGCCCAACGCTTCTTTACCGCCTTTTTTCCATGGGCCTGTCGAACGCCCTGCCCACGCTTCTTTTATTTTTGATGGAAAAAAACGGGGACAGGGAAGCCCTGGTCTCAGGCTCCACCCGTCTAAGCTACGCCCAGTTCAAGGACCGGGGTTTAAGGCTCGCCAATTTCCTCCTGGACAAGGGTATAGAGCCCAAGGAAAAAATCGCCACTTACATGTTTAACTCCCACCAGGTGCTTGAGATGCTCTTTGCAGGAAGCCTGGCCGGCTGTCCCTGCCCCGGCGTCAACTGGCATTTGTCCGGGCCTGAGCTTGTAAAGACCATAAACATCACCAAGCCACGCGTGCTGGCCGTGGGCGAGGAGTTCGTTGACAGGGTTGTTGCAATCAAAGACGAGATTCCGTCCGTCAAGGTTTTCCTGGTGGCGGGAAAAAAAGTGCCCCCAGGAATGACACCCTACGAGGAGGCGGTGACGTTTCACGGCACCGAAATCCCCAGGGAGCGCTTCATACTGGCCATATCGCCCTACACGTCTGGCACCACGGGCATTCCCAAGAGCGTCAACCTGCACGACGGGGTGAGCTTTCTTTTCAACGACAAGGCCGAGGCCCCGCGCACGAATCTCAAGGAATACACAGACCTCCTGTTTAAAGCTCTTAACGCAAGTTTTCACCTTGGGGTTCACAAGATTTCCAAGCCGCGCTCCATGGTGGTGACCCCCCTTTACCACGCGGGCACCATAGCAGGCTTCCTGCCCGTGCTGTTCGGCGCGACCCTGGTCCTGGTGCCCCAGTTCGACCCGGAAAAAATCCTCAAAACCATCCAGGACGAACGCATCTCCTGGACCTTCATGGTCCCCACAATGCTTAGGCGCATAGCGAACCTGCCCGACGACGTGAAGGCCAAATACGACCTTTCGTCCATGAAATCCCTCATCAGCGCCGCCGCCCCCTGCCCTCCCGCCCTCAAAAGGGAGATGAACGAGCTTTTCATTTCGCGAGGGGCGGCAGGCCCGGTCTTTCACGAGTATTACGGAAGCTCCGAAACCATGATAGTGACGGTCCTGAATCCCGACGACTACGCCGAAAAGCCCGAACGCATAAATTCCGTGGGCAAGGTGAGAAGCGGGGACCTGAAAATAATCGATCCCCTGAACGTGAAGGAGCTTCCGGACGGACGGGCGGGCTCTGTCTGCATTCGCACCGTGAGCACCCTTACTCTCAATTACGGAGGCGAGGAGGACCTGCTCAAGAAATCCTACTACAAGCTGGACGACAGGGAATACTACATCGACGGGGTCATCGGCTACAAGGACGAGGACGGCTTCGTCTATCTCACCGACCGCATAAAGGACATGGTGATTTCGGGCGGGGTGAACGTTTTTCCGGGCGACGTGGAAAAGGCCCTCATCAAGCACCCCTCCGTGGACGACGTGGCCGTGTTCGGAGTGCCGGACGACGATCTTGGCGAGGTGATGCGGGCCGAGGTCCAGCTTCTGCCCGGACACTCGTCCAGCGAAAAGGAGATGCTGGACTTTCTGAAAAAAGAGGGGCTTTTCGGCTACAAGCTCCCGAAATACGTGGGCTTCATGGAAAAGTTGCCAAGGCGCATAGACGGCAAGATGATGAAGCGGGAACTGAAATCCAAGTACTGGCCCGACGGGACTAGGGGATAG
- a CDS encoding ABC transporter ATP-binding protein, translating into MALDPINPIIKVENVVKTYGSNSVTTAALQGVSLSLCSGDFTVMAGPSGSGKSTLLNIIGGLDRPTSGRVEIEGRDLSAMKDSDVSLLRRDRIGFIFQGYNLIPVMTAMENAEYVMMLKGVPVAQRRERVREVLDQVGLSGLENRFPRELSGGQQQRVAIARAIAAEPALVLADEPTANVDSKTGEALITLMRSLNEKGVTFLFSTHDHAIMRQARQMIVLKDGRIESES; encoded by the coding sequence ATCGCATTGGATCCCATCAATCCAATCATAAAGGTGGAAAACGTCGTCAAAACCTACGGCTCGAACTCCGTGACAACTGCCGCCCTGCAGGGGGTGAGCCTCTCGCTTTGTTCGGGCGATTTCACGGTGATGGCCGGGCCTTCGGGCTCCGGGAAAAGCACCCTTTTAAACATCATCGGCGGCTTGGACAGGCCAACTTCGGGCCGGGTGGAAATAGAGGGCCGCGACCTTTCGGCCATGAAGGACTCCGACGTGAGCCTTTTGCGGCGCGACCGCATAGGCTTCATTTTCCAGGGATACAACCTGATTCCAGTGATGACGGCCATGGAAAACGCCGAGTACGTGATGATGTTAAAGGGTGTGCCGGTTGCCCAACGCCGTGAGAGGGTGCGGGAGGTCCTTGATCAGGTGGGGCTTTCCGGCCTTGAAAACCGCTTTCCCCGCGAGCTTTCGGGCGGCCAGCAACAACGGGTGGCCATAGCAAGAGCCATTGCCGCCGAGCCCGCCCTGGTCCTGGCCGACGAGCCCACCGCCAACGTGGATTCCAAGACCGGCGAGGCCCTTATAACGCTGATGCGAAGCCTTAACGAGAAGGGCGTCACCTTTCTTTTCTCCACCCACGACCACGCCATCATGCGCCAGGCCCGGCAGATGATAGTTCTGAAGGACGGAAGGATAGAGTCGGAAAGCTGA
- a CDS encoding ABC transporter permease — MLVKLAFRNIWRNKRRTIVTMISMAFGLALAIFFVSWGAGVYAKLIDQAVRLQAGHVTLEHRLFRDAPAIDLYVEKSSEIVKAVSGWPEVEEVKPIVMGQGMIKSGAGSLGAAVMGVLPSAESAASPLVKSIKKGGYLEDSDGALAVVGSKLAAKLNLDVGKKFVIATNDVSGNLTEELCRVKAIFETKSDEMDTYVIQVPISFARSLFRMPEDSATQLGVILNNAKFQKPVKKRLAATLPETRAAVRAWQEVMPEVASYIRMDRSSNWIFQAILLFLVLFTIFNTVSMSVLERRREFAILMAIGTRPGQLASVVFLESAFLGALGCISGIVLGGIIAWIFNVVGIDLAWFVEGGISISGFAVSTRIFTMVTPGILFVPAALVFAATLLVSIFPMRRAIKIAIADYLR, encoded by the coding sequence ATGCTCGTTAAACTGGCCTTCCGCAACATCTGGAGAAACAAGCGGCGCACCATTGTGACCATGATTTCCATGGCCTTCGGGCTTGCCCTGGCCATTTTCTTCGTGTCATGGGGAGCGGGCGTCTACGCCAAGCTCATCGATCAGGCCGTGAGGCTACAGGCCGGGCACGTCACCCTTGAGCACCGGCTCTTTCGCGACGCCCCCGCCATTGACCTGTACGTGGAAAAATCGTCGGAAATCGTCAAAGCCGTTTCCGGCTGGCCCGAAGTGGAGGAGGTAAAGCCCATAGTCATGGGCCAGGGCATGATTAAATCCGGGGCCGGAAGCCTTGGGGCCGCCGTCATGGGGGTTCTGCCCTCGGCGGAATCGGCGGCGTCCCCGCTGGTCAAAAGCATCAAAAAGGGCGGCTACCTTGAAGACTCCGACGGGGCGTTAGCTGTTGTTGGAAGCAAGCTCGCGGCAAAGCTCAATCTTGATGTCGGGAAAAAATTCGTCATCGCCACAAACGACGTTTCCGGCAACCTCACCGAGGAGCTTTGCCGGGTAAAGGCCATTTTCGAGACAAAATCGGATGAGATGGACACCTACGTAATCCAGGTTCCCATTAGTTTTGCCCGGAGCCTGTTCAGGATGCCGGAGGATTCGGCCACCCAGCTTGGCGTGATCCTCAACAACGCCAAGTTCCAGAAGCCGGTGAAAAAAAGGCTCGCCGCAACATTGCCGGAGACCCGCGCAGCAGTTCGCGCCTGGCAGGAGGTCATGCCGGAGGTGGCCTCCTACATTAGAATGGACCGAAGCTCCAACTGGATTTTCCAGGCCATTCTGCTCTTTCTGGTCCTTTTCACCATATTCAACACCGTTAGCATGTCGGTTCTGGAGCGGCGGCGGGAGTTCGCCATTTTGATGGCCATAGGCACAAGGCCCGGCCAGCTTGCTTCCGTGGTGTTCCTGGAATCGGCCTTTCTGGGGGCCCTGGGCTGCATTTCGGGGATAGTGCTGGGTGGAATAATCGCCTGGATTTTCAACGTGGTGGGCATAGACCTCGCCTGGTTCGTGGAGGGCGGCATATCCATTTCGGGCTTTGCGGTCTCCACCCGCATTTTCACCATGGTAACGCCCGGAATACTTTTCGTGCCTGCGGCCCTGGTTTTCGCGGCAACGCTTTTGGTGAGCATCTTTCCCATGCGCCGGGCCATCAAGATCGCCATTGCCGACTATTTGAGATAA
- a CDS encoding TetR/AcrR family transcriptional regulator, which produces MKKKEDIERIYQAALSAFSLHGYRKTTLEEVAGRLDMAPSNLYLYVKNKRELYHKTVIFALLRWQDRVAKDMEEQQSPEGKFLTMCRSAVFYLEKDEALRRLLILDPDIFPMFAEKDPYEYVNRASVALLTDMIKEGMASGRFRKVDPETTAEAIFSVYKMLIIRSYIKMEKKAGLLLFEQILDLITSGLFISKKAD; this is translated from the coding sequence ATGAAAAAAAAGGAAGACATCGAGCGGATTTACCAGGCGGCGCTTTCGGCGTTTTCGCTTCACGGCTACAGAAAGACCACCCTGGAAGAAGTGGCGGGGCGCCTGGACATGGCTCCCAGCAATCTTTACCTCTACGTGAAAAACAAGAGGGAGCTTTACCATAAGACCGTCATCTTCGCGCTTCTGCGCTGGCAGGACAGGGTGGCCAAGGACATGGAGGAGCAGCAAAGCCCGGAGGGGAAATTCCTCACCATGTGCCGCTCCGCAGTCTTCTACCTGGAAAAGGACGAGGCCCTGCGCCGTCTTCTGATACTGGACCCGGACATCTTCCCCATGTTCGCGGAAAAGGACCCTTACGAATACGTCAACCGGGCCAGCGTGGCGCTTCTCACCGACATGATAAAGGAGGGGATGGCTTCGGGGCGCTTCCGCAAGGTGGACCCTGAAACCACGGCGGAGGCGATTTTTTCCGTTTACAAGATGCTCATCATAAGAAGCTACATAAAGATGGAGAAAAAGGCCGGGCTGCTGCTTTTCGAGCAGATTCTCGATTTGATCACAAGCGGCCTTTTCATTTCCAAGAAAGCCGATTGA
- a CDS encoding SCP2 sterol-binding domain-containing protein encodes MAGKIAYLSKEWRDEAEKKLKAEITPDKMKNLTSSMSNIYEGCPDGKSRFLFFNFVDGKFAELLLGEGEPPEAEFRITGKYETFAAISRAELGSQKALMTGKLKLKGNMIKALKLASIADRINKVLATIDAEY; translated from the coding sequence ATGGCGGGGAAAATCGCGTATCTATCCAAGGAGTGGCGGGACGAGGCCGAGAAGAAGCTGAAGGCCGAAATCACCCCGGACAAGATGAAAAACCTGACATCCTCCATGTCCAACATCTACGAGGGCTGCCCGGACGGAAAAAGCCGCTTCCTTTTCTTCAATTTCGTGGACGGCAAGTTCGCCGAACTTCTGCTTGGGGAGGGCGAGCCGCCCGAAGCCGAGTTCCGCATAACCGGCAAGTACGAGACCTTCGCAGCCATTTCCCGCGCCGAGCTTGGATCCCAAAAGGCCCTCATGACCGGAAAATTGAAATTGAAGGGCAACATGATAAAGGCCCTGAAACTGGCCTCCATAGCTGATCGAATCAATAAAGTCCTGGCAACCATAGATGCAGAGTATTGA
- a CDS encoding MMPL family transporter: MDAIIKNEKSGLFSLYSIGMPIVSQTLLATIKRDFAVLPPITLLVMILTLFAFFRSVRLIIPPVATILVCLVWTFGIMAWTDKPVSSLSLVVPIILMAVGTAYCMHVLSEYVQVAKTARTRAEAAAECIRQVQLPTILTIAASLIGFAPQLFSPMQIIREFSLPSCLGILAFLILIVTFFPAVLAIFPLPGEEKRRFVGKDRLDRLLSAILALATKKRRTNLIVFAILTVIGTVGVAKLKIEADTTKYFRDNSPVTRHFHDVYKDMSGSFPINVVLDADKENYFRNPANLAKIMEVQRYLESVPGIDKTISFSDYMMLINYSVNNYGPESYSLPRDESIIPNLLNLYKMVLGKEISKRFMRDDFSKTSILMMMHISSSHQWLETEKLIREYCQKRWGQDFSVNLTSMGVVVAHSNAVITANLIQGLFYVIVLLFCIMLVLFLSLKVGLIAIIPSIFPLVVVFGLMGWLDIELSMNTAMIATIAIGLAVDDTLHFLSRYNTSFKTHLDQERALSEAMSSAGRAKILTTVTICLGFSILMLSSFKPTAMFGGLLVATLMASILGDLIVLPSALMNVEFLTAWDLVRVRLGPEPTRLIPLFSGLSRFQVRTILGSGTIVDFPENHVFSLSGSDREFLHTILSGEVGIYYAQSAQDARNGIRVTTFRTGDVIADVPTDRWYKESAFFVCATPVEMLMINPRTIRRLQWLYPPAASRFITNYISILADRLDRTTRMLATSGYRDDITGLTSPVTFPHAVEIETERIRRYGGKLSVLILEVVSWREMLRSSGFSASDKALSILAQNLASQLRCFDIMCRLDDWRFAVLLVHAGPAETAAVTRRLKALSAKLMEEGLPPLVLASGAAYYASGIAPSAQELISYAISDLERDRLEI; encoded by the coding sequence GTGGACGCAATAATCAAAAACGAAAAAAGCGGACTTTTCAGCCTTTACTCAATAGGGATGCCCATAGTCTCCCAGACCCTTCTGGCCACCATTAAGAGGGATTTCGCCGTACTGCCGCCCATCACCCTCCTGGTGATGATTTTAACCCTTTTCGCCTTTTTCCGGTCGGTGCGCCTGATCATTCCGCCGGTGGCCACCATACTGGTCTGCCTTGTGTGGACCTTCGGAATAATGGCCTGGACCGACAAGCCGGTTTCCTCGCTGTCGCTTGTGGTGCCCATAATCCTGATGGCCGTGGGAACCGCCTACTGCATGCACGTCCTGTCGGAATACGTGCAGGTGGCCAAGACCGCGCGCACAAGGGCGGAGGCCGCAGCCGAGTGCATAAGGCAGGTCCAGCTTCCCACCATCCTCACCATAGCCGCCTCCCTCATAGGTTTCGCGCCCCAGCTCTTTTCGCCCATGCAGATAATACGGGAGTTTTCCCTGCCGTCCTGCCTGGGAATCCTGGCCTTTCTGATCCTCATAGTCACCTTTTTTCCGGCGGTTCTGGCCATCTTTCCCCTGCCGGGCGAGGAAAAACGGCGTTTCGTGGGCAAGGACCGCCTGGACCGGCTGCTTTCCGCCATTCTGGCGCTGGCCACCAAAAAGCGGCGCACCAACCTGATAGTCTTCGCAATTTTGACCGTGATCGGAACCGTGGGCGTCGCAAAGCTCAAGATCGAGGCCGACACCACAAAGTATTTCCGCGACAACTCGCCGGTGACGCGGCATTTCCACGATGTCTACAAGGACATGTCCGGCAGCTTTCCCATCAACGTGGTTCTTGACGCGGACAAGGAGAACTATTTCCGCAATCCGGCCAACCTGGCCAAGATCATGGAGGTTCAGAGATACCTGGAGTCGGTGCCCGGAATCGACAAGACCATCTCCTTTTCCGACTACATGATGCTCATCAATTACTCGGTCAACAACTACGGTCCGGAATCCTACTCCCTGCCGCGAGACGAATCCATAATCCCCAACCTTCTGAATCTTTACAAGATGGTTCTTGGCAAAGAGATTTCAAAAAGGTTCATGCGGGATGATTTTTCCAAGACATCCATACTCATGATGATGCACATCTCAAGCTCCCACCAGTGGCTGGAAACCGAAAAGCTCATCCGGGAGTACTGCCAGAAACGATGGGGGCAGGACTTTTCGGTCAACCTCACCAGCATGGGGGTGGTGGTGGCCCACTCCAACGCCGTCATCACGGCGAACCTGATCCAGGGCCTTTTTTACGTCATCGTGCTCCTTTTCTGCATAATGCTGGTTTTGTTCCTTTCCCTGAAGGTGGGCCTCATCGCCATCATTCCGTCCATTTTTCCCCTTGTGGTGGTTTTCGGGCTCATGGGCTGGCTCGACATAGAGCTTTCCATGAACACGGCCATGATCGCAACCATAGCCATCGGCCTTGCTGTGGACGACACCCTGCATTTCCTTTCCCGATACAACACATCCTTCAAGACCCACCTGGACCAGGAGCGGGCGCTTTCCGAGGCCATGAGTTCCGCAGGCAGGGCCAAGATACTGACCACGGTGACCATCTGCCTGGGCTTTTCCATACTGATGCTATCGAGCTTCAAGCCAACGGCCATGTTCGGAGGTCTTCTGGTGGCAACGCTCATGGCCTCCATCTTGGGCGATCTCATAGTGCTCCCCTCGGCCCTCATGAACGTGGAATTCCTCACCGCCTGGGACCTGGTGAGGGTGAGGCTGGGGCCGGAGCCCACAAGGCTGATTCCGCTTTTTTCGGGCCTTTCGCGCTTCCAGGTGCGGACCATTCTGGGTTCGGGAACCATCGTGGACTTTCCCGAAAACCACGTCTTTTCGCTCAGTGGGTCGGACAGAGAATTTCTGCACACCATTTTGTCGGGAGAGGTGGGCATCTACTACGCCCAGTCGGCCCAAGACGCCAGGAACGGCATCAGGGTCACCACCTTCCGCACGGGCGACGTTATAGCGGACGTGCCCACCGATCGCTGGTACAAGGAAAGCGCCTTTTTCGTGTGCGCCACGCCGGTCGAGATGCTCATGATAAACCCGCGCACCATAAGGCGGCTGCAGTGGCTTTACCCGCCTGCGGCGTCCAGGTTCATCACCAATTACATAAGCATCCTGGCAGACCGCCTGGACCGCACCACGCGGATGCTTGCCACATCCGGCTACCGCGACGACATAACGGGCCTCACGAGCCCGGTCACCTTCCCTCACGCGGTGGAGATCGAGACCGAAAGGATCAGGCGCTACGGCGGCAAGCTCTCGGTACTGATACTGGAGGTGGTGAGTTGGCGGGAGATGCTTCGTTCCAGCGGCTTTTCGGCCAGCGACAAGGCCCTTTCCATCCTGGCCCAGAACCTTGCGAGCCAGCTTAGGTGCTTTGACATCATGTGTCGGCTGGACGACTGGAGGTTCGCCGTGCTTTTAGTTCATGCCGGGCCTGCCGAGACCGCCGCAGTGACCCGAAGGCTCAAGGCGCTCTCCGCCAAGCTGATGGAGGAGGGCCTGCCCCCGCTGGTGCTTGCGTCGGGCGCGGCCTATTACGCCTCTGGAATCGCCCCCTCGGCCCAGGAGCTCATTAGCTACGCCATAAGCGACCTTGAACGGGACAGGCTGGAAATCTGA